In Polaribacter sp. L3A8, a genomic segment contains:
- a CDS encoding type IA DNA topoisomerase, whose protein sequence is MKVCIAEKPSVAREIANILGANTKRDGYYEGNGYAVTYTFGHLCTLLEPKDYKPHWKSWDLNNLPMLPDRFDTKVTGDAGIRKQFNIVKSLFDKADIVINCGDAGTEGELIQRWVINQCGYKGKVQRLWISSLTEEAIKEGFNNLKPAEKYDNLYYAGYSRAIGDWLLGLNATRLYTVKFGGFKQVLSVGRVQTPTLAMLVNRFFEIRDFKPQPYWELQTKYRNTLFNYEDGRFLKQEDGELLANKVKESDFEIVSVTKKKGKEYAPKLFDLTGLQVYCNNKFGFSADETLKMVQKLYEMKVVTYPRVDTTFLPNDVYPKIAGILSKLTNYSALTQPLLGKKIKKSKRVFDDKKVTDHHAIIPTGIQGNLQYNQQQVYDIITRRFIGVFYPDSDVSNTSVIGKAADVPFKTTGKEILTKGWRVAFETEESKIKKELNEQMTLPSFVKGEKGTHEPSFLEKETKPPRNFTEASLLRAMETAGKQVDDENLRELMKENGIGRPSTRASIIETLFRRKYIERKKKLVLPTQTGIDLINIIDNELLKSAELTGRWEKRLKEIERGEFNAGTFINNMKKMVDELVYEVRSNTSKKRISSNSTVAANGTKQSATPKPKKAATKKQVAGKTCPKCKKGTILKGSSAFGCSEYKNNCDLKIPFEIYGKKISENQLIRLIDKGCTTNLKGFTTDAGTVEGLIRFDDNFTLKLEPKQTVIPSETKQSVNNEITSSKTPRNDSDKITCPKCKQGTVLKGKTAYGCSAYKTGCDFVFTFDNIKKIANGKPLTKELVIKIISS, encoded by the coding sequence ATGAAAGTCTGTATTGCCGAGAAACCAAGTGTAGCAAGAGAAATTGCTAATATTCTAGGAGCCAACACAAAACGTGATGGCTACTACGAAGGAAACGGCTATGCGGTAACTTATACTTTCGGACATTTATGCACACTTTTAGAACCTAAAGATTACAAACCGCATTGGAAAAGTTGGGATTTAAACAATTTACCAATGTTGCCAGATCGTTTTGACACCAAAGTTACAGGCGATGCAGGAATTAGAAAACAATTTAATATTGTAAAATCCTTATTTGATAAAGCAGATATTGTTATCAATTGTGGGGATGCTGGTACAGAAGGAGAACTCATACAGCGTTGGGTAATTAACCAATGTGGCTATAAAGGAAAAGTACAACGTTTATGGATTTCATCTTTAACTGAAGAAGCTATTAAAGAAGGTTTTAACAACTTAAAACCTGCAGAAAAATATGATAATTTATATTATGCAGGATATTCTAGAGCTATTGGTGATTGGTTGTTAGGTTTAAATGCCACACGTTTATATACCGTAAAATTTGGCGGATTTAAACAAGTTTTATCTGTTGGTAGAGTGCAAACCCCTACTCTTGCCATGTTAGTCAATCGTTTTTTTGAAATTAGAGATTTTAAACCACAACCTTATTGGGAATTACAAACGAAATACAGAAATACACTTTTTAATTATGAAGATGGTCGTTTTCTAAAACAAGAAGACGGAGAACTTTTAGCCAATAAGGTAAAAGAATCTGACTTTGAAATTGTTTCTGTTACCAAAAAGAAAGGAAAAGAATACGCGCCTAAATTATTCGATTTAACGGGTTTACAAGTATATTGCAATAATAAATTTGGATTTTCTGCGGATGAAACACTAAAAATGGTTCAGAAGTTATATGAGATGAAAGTAGTTACTTACCCAAGGGTTGATACTACTTTTTTACCCAATGATGTGTACCCAAAAATTGCCGGAATTTTATCGAAATTAACAAATTATAGTGCATTAACGCAACCGCTTTTAGGAAAGAAAATTAAGAAATCGAAACGTGTTTTTGATGATAAAAAGGTAACCGATCACCACGCTATTATACCTACCGGAATTCAAGGAAATTTACAATACAACCAACAACAAGTCTATGATATTATTACCCGTAGATTTATTGGTGTGTTTTATCCAGATTCTGATGTTTCTAATACTTCAGTAATTGGTAAAGCGGCAGATGTTCCTTTTAAAACAACCGGAAAAGAAATTTTAACCAAAGGTTGGCGCGTTGCTTTTGAAACGGAAGAAAGCAAAATTAAGAAAGAATTAAACGAGCAAATGACCTTGCCTTCTTTTGTAAAAGGAGAAAAAGGTACACACGAACCTTCATTCTTAGAAAAAGAAACAAAACCACCAAGAAATTTTACAGAGGCTAGTTTATTACGTGCCATGGAAACCGCAGGTAAGCAAGTAGATGATGAAAATTTACGTGAATTGATGAAAGAAAACGGAATTGGACGACCATCTACAAGGGCAAGTATTATTGAAACTTTGTTTCGAAGAAAATATATTGAGCGTAAAAAGAAATTAGTCTTACCAACCCAAACCGGAATCGATTTAATTAATATTATTGACAACGAATTATTAAAATCTGCCGAATTAACAGGACGTTGGGAAAAACGTTTAAAAGAAATTGAAAGAGGAGAATTTAATGCAGGAACCTTCATTAACAACATGAAGAAAATGGTAGATGAATTGGTGTATGAAGTACGTTCTAACACTTCTAAAAAAAGAATTTCTTCTAACTCAACTGTCGCTGCTAATGGAACCAAGCAATCTGCTACTCCTAAACCTAAAAAAGCAGCAACAAAAAAACAAGTTGCCGGAAAAACATGTCCTAAATGTAAAAAAGGAACTATTTTAAAAGGTTCTTCTGCTTTTGGGTGTTCTGAATATAAAAATAATTGCGATTTAAAAATTCCGTTTGAAATTTACGGAAAGAAAATTTCTGAAAATCAATTGATACGATTGATTGATAAAGGCTGTACTACCAACTTAAAAGGTTTTACAACAGATGCAGGTACAGTTGAAGGTTTGATACGTTTTGATGATAATTTTACTTTAAAATTAGAGCCAAAACAAACTGTTATTCCGAGTGAAACGAAGCAATCTGTTAATAATGAGATTACTTCGTCGAAAACTCCTCGTAATGACAGTGATAAAATAACCTGTCCTAAATGTAAACAAGGAACTGTTTTAAAAGGAAAAACCGCTTATGGTTGTTCTGCATATAAAACAGGTTGCGATTTTGTTTTTACGTTTGATAACATCAAAAAAATAGCCAATGGAAAACCATTGACTAAAGAGTTGGTTATAAAAATTATCAGTAGTTAG
- a CDS encoding formylglycine-generating enzyme family protein: protein MKKTITFLTIMMMCFTGYANNIRISNISLENLNEAGGWVHVEFDLAWDNSWRLSAGPSNWDAAWVFVKYRTNNGNWTHATVYQANSVAATGSTLEVSNDNKGAFIYRDADGDGNVNFTNIQLQWDYGSTNTSDILDVQVYAIEMVHVPEGPFALGGTVGTEKNKFHRGGVSTTLSYNVTSENAITIANTAGNLYYTSEAGTAGDQTGILPLDYPKGFGAFYCMKYETSEAQWVAFFNTLTEQQKGYHDLTDADHKNSDATVIRNTISWTGGTADATTTSPDRALAYLHANDVNAYMDWAAMRPMTELEYEKAARGPIAPNAGEFAWGNANINNIDYTLSNSGFSTEIVNNPAISSGNALYLDTRGSIIGPVRCGIFASSAVNKTREETGGSYYGIMELSGNVYESVVTVGTAQGRSFIGTHGNGIVNSTTGNGTVSDWPNSTTGDGYGYRGGSYVNGADFLRISDRFDGATLLNRGSSRIGFRAVRTAP, encoded by the coding sequence ATGAAAAAAACAATAACATTTTTAACAATTATGATGATGTGCTTTACTGGGTATGCTAACAATATCCGTATTTCAAACATTTCTTTAGAAAATTTAAATGAAGCTGGTGGTTGGGTCCATGTAGAATTTGATTTAGCCTGGGACAATTCTTGGCGCTTAAGTGCAGGCCCCTCCAATTGGGATGCTGCATGGGTTTTTGTAAAATATCGTACTAACAATGGTAACTGGACACATGCAACAGTGTATCAAGCAAACTCGGTTGCTGCAACCGGAAGTACTCTTGAAGTGTCTAATGATAACAAAGGTGCTTTTATATACAGAGATGCAGATGGAGATGGAAATGTAAACTTTACCAACATACAGTTACAATGGGATTATGGTTCTACAAACACCAGTGATATTTTAGACGTACAAGTATACGCCATTGAAATGGTGCATGTACCCGAAGGCCCTTTTGCTTTAGGGGGTACTGTTGGTACTGAAAAAAACAAATTTCATAGAGGAGGTGTTTCCACAACTTTATCTTATAATGTTACCAGCGAAAACGCTATAACTATTGCTAATACTGCAGGTAATTTATATTACACTTCAGAGGCTGGAACTGCCGGAGACCAGACTGGAATTTTACCTCTTGATTACCCTAAAGGGTTTGGCGCTTTTTATTGCATGAAATATGAAACATCAGAAGCACAATGGGTGGCTTTTTTCAATACGTTAACAGAGCAACAAAAAGGGTATCATGATCTTACAGATGCAGATCACAAAAATAGCGATGCAACTGTAATAAGAAATACCATATCTTGGACAGGTGGTACTGCTGATGCTACTACTACTTCACCAGATAGAGCTCTTGCTTATTTACACGCAAATGATGTAAATGCCTATATGGATTGGGCTGCCATGCGTCCGATGACAGAACTAGAGTATGAAAAAGCTGCTAGAGGCCCAATAGCACCTAACGCAGGAGAATTTGCTTGGGGTAATGCTAATATCAACAATATCGATTATACCCTTTCAAACTCTGGCTTTTCTACTGAAATAGTTAACAACCCAGCAATAAGTAGCGGAAATGCTCTGTATCTAGATACCAGAGGCAGTATTATTGGACCAGTAAGATGTGGCATATTTGCATCTAGTGCCGTAAATAAAACTAGAGAAGAAACTGGTGGTAGTTATTATGGAATTATGGAACTATCTGGTAATGTATATGAATCGGTTGTTACTGTGGGTACTGCTCAAGGTAGGTCATTTATAGGGACTCATGGTAATGGCATTGTCAATTCAACTACTGGAAATGGAACTGTTTCTGATTGGCCAAATAGTACTACTGGTGATGGATACGGTTACCGTGGGGGTTCTTATGTAAACGGAGCTGATTTTTTAAGAATATCTGATAGGTTTGATGGTGCTACTTTATTAAATCGAGGAAGTTCTCGTATAGGCTTTAGAGCAGTAAGAACAGCACCTTAA
- a CDS encoding Tex family protein — MQLLQYIIQQTQLSSKSVENTISLLNEDATIPFISRYRKEMTGNLDEVEIGEIVKFKEVFEVLEKRKKAILKALQEQNVLTSELEQKVTTSRDLIALEDLYLPFKKKRKTKAETARLQGLEPLAKMMMSQRVNDLEHTASKHTSNEVDTIDNALEGARFIIAEWINERTDIRNNIRRELERHSTISSKIIKAKADDEKAQKFKDYFDWSESLMRIPSHRLLAILRAENEGFIRVKIEIDKERMLQKMEEKIIRSQNECSEQIELAIADAYKRLLFPSLSNEAMSIAKEKADEAAITVFANNLKQLLLGAPLGEKRILAIDPGFRSGCKVVCLNEQGDLLHNENIYPHAPQNKSIEAIHKISSLADTYKIEAIAIGNGTASRETEQLVKNIQFKNDIEIFVVSEAGASIYSASKIARDEFPNYDVTVRGAVSIGRRLADPLAELVKIDAKSIGVGQYQHDVDQTKLKKSLDTVVESCVNTVGVNINTASESLLSYVSGIGPKIAENIVNYRNENGSFTSRTAIKKVPRLGGKAFEQAAGFLRIKNAKNPLDDSGVHPESYALVDKMAKDHKKKVSDFIGNKEILKQISLKNYISETIGLPTLEDIIKEIEKPGVDPREKAKMFSFDQNIKIITDLINGQTLPGIVNNITNFGCFVDIGIKESGLIHVSNLSDTFVKDVNAIVSLNQQILVKVLEVDVVRKRIQLALVK, encoded by the coding sequence ATGCAATTACTTCAATATATAATTCAGCAAACACAACTTTCTTCTAAATCTGTAGAAAACACTATTTCACTGTTAAATGAAGATGCTACAATTCCTTTTATATCTAGATATAGAAAGGAAATGACTGGTAATTTAGACGAAGTAGAAATAGGAGAAATTGTTAAGTTTAAAGAAGTTTTTGAGGTTTTAGAAAAGCGAAAAAAAGCCATTCTAAAAGCATTACAAGAACAAAATGTTTTAACATCAGAATTAGAACAAAAAGTAACTACTTCTAGAGACTTAATTGCTTTAGAAGATTTGTATTTACCTTTTAAGAAAAAGCGAAAAACCAAAGCAGAAACAGCTCGTTTACAAGGCTTAGAACCACTGGCGAAAATGATGATGAGTCAGCGTGTTAATGATTTAGAACATACCGCTTCTAAACACACATCCAACGAAGTTGATACTATTGATAATGCTTTAGAAGGCGCTCGTTTTATCATTGCAGAATGGATTAATGAACGTACAGATATAAGAAATAATATTAGACGAGAATTAGAACGCCATTCTACCATTTCATCTAAAATTATTAAAGCTAAAGCGGATGATGAAAAAGCGCAAAAATTTAAAGATTATTTTGATTGGAGCGAATCTTTAATGCGAATTCCATCACACAGATTATTAGCTATTTTAAGAGCCGAAAACGAAGGTTTTATTCGTGTTAAAATAGAAATTGACAAGGAAAGAATGCTTCAAAAAATGGAAGAGAAAATTATTCGTTCACAAAACGAATGTTCAGAACAAATTGAATTGGCAATTGCAGATGCTTATAAACGTTTGTTATTTCCATCTTTATCTAACGAAGCAATGTCTATTGCAAAAGAAAAAGCAGATGAAGCTGCAATTACCGTTTTTGCAAACAACTTAAAACAGTTATTATTAGGCGCTCCTTTGGGCGAAAAACGAATTTTAGCAATAGATCCAGGTTTTAGATCGGGTTGTAAAGTAGTTTGTTTAAACGAGCAAGGAGATTTGTTGCATAATGAAAATATTTATCCGCATGCGCCACAAAATAAATCTATAGAAGCTATTCATAAAATTAGCTCTTTGGCGGATACTTATAAAATTGAAGCCATTGCTATTGGAAACGGAACAGCATCAAGAGAAACGGAACAATTGGTTAAGAACATTCAGTTTAAAAACGATATTGAAATTTTTGTAGTGAGTGAAGCTGGCGCCTCTATTTATTCGGCTTCTAAAATTGCAAGAGATGAATTTCCTAATTACGATGTTACTGTGCGTGGTGCTGTTTCTATCGGAAGAAGATTGGCAGATCCTTTGGCAGAATTGGTAAAGATTGATGCAAAATCGATTGGAGTTGGCCAATATCAGCATGATGTAGATCAAACTAAATTGAAAAAATCTTTAGATACTGTTGTAGAAAGTTGCGTAAATACGGTTGGTGTAAACATTAATACGGCAAGCGAATCTTTATTGAGTTACGTATCTGGAATTGGACCAAAAATTGCAGAAAACATCGTGAATTATAGAAACGAAAACGGTTCTTTTACGTCTAGAACTGCCATTAAAAAAGTGCCTCGTTTAGGCGGAAAAGCATTTGAGCAAGCAGCTGGTTTTTTACGAATTAAGAATGCAAAAAATCCGTTAGATGATTCTGGCGTGCATCCAGAAAGTTATGCTTTGGTTGATAAAATGGCGAAAGACCACAAAAAGAAAGTAAGTGATTTTATTGGCAATAAAGAAATTCTTAAACAAATTTCTTTAAAAAATTATATTTCTGAAACCATTGGTTTACCTACGTTAGAAGATATTATTAAGGAAATAGAAAAACCCGGAGTTGATCCACGAGAAAAAGCAAAAATGTTTTCTTTTGACCAAAATATTAAAATAATTACAGATTTAATAAACGGACAAACTTTACCCGGAATTGTAAATAACATCACCAATTTTGGTTGTTTTGTAGATATCGGAATTAAAGAAAGTGGTTTAATTCACGTTTCTAATCTATCAGATACTTTTGTAAAAGACGTCAATGCCATTGTTTCTTTAAATCAGCAAATACTTGTAAAAGTTTTAGAGGTTGATGTGGTTAGAAAAAGAATTCAATTGGCTTTGGTGAAGTAA
- a CDS encoding AMP-binding protein — protein MNYKHLLEVLKDNTKKFTSKEAIFYKDEVLKSWKGVSWNSFYHQIQQVSKGLINFGIKEQDNIGVFAQNMTEWIIADLGIMGVRAVTIPIYATNSQKEVEYVVNDAEISVLFVGDQEEFDKVEQISEENKFLKLIVVLTETVDIKNHKNAVYFNDFINADYPKSIETTLEKRHSESDLNDLASIIYTSGTTGEPKGVMLDHTNFAASLKVHEAELDVNENDVSLSFLPLSHIYERSWVFFCLQQGIQVYFNQDPKKIADTLKEVKPTLMCTVPRIFEKIFTAIQEKEKKLLLLK, from the coding sequence ATGAATTATAAACATTTATTAGAAGTATTAAAAGATAACACCAAGAAATTTACCAGTAAAGAAGCTATTTTTTACAAAGACGAAGTTTTAAAAAGTTGGAAAGGAGTTTCTTGGAATTCTTTTTATCATCAAATTCAACAAGTTTCTAAAGGCTTAATTAATTTCGGAATAAAAGAACAAGATAACATTGGTGTTTTTGCTCAGAATATGACGGAGTGGATTATTGCCGATCTTGGAATTATGGGAGTTAGAGCCGTAACGATTCCGATTTATGCTACCAATTCTCAAAAAGAAGTAGAATATGTTGTAAATGACGCAGAAATTAGTGTTTTATTTGTTGGAGATCAAGAAGAGTTTGATAAAGTAGAACAGATTTCTGAAGAAAATAAATTCTTAAAATTAATTGTTGTTTTAACCGAAACGGTTGATATAAAAAATCATAAAAATGCCGTTTATTTTAATGATTTTATAAATGCTGATTATCCAAAAAGTATTGAAACTACATTAGAAAAGCGTCATTCAGAATCTGATTTAAATGATTTAGCAAGTATCATTTATACTTCAGGTACCACAGGAGAACCTAAAGGTGTTATGTTAGATCATACCAACTTTGCAGCATCTTTAAAGGTACACGAAGCTGAATTAGATGTTAATGAAAATGATGTTTCTTTAAGTTTTTTACCCTTAAGTCATATTTACGAACGTAGTTGGGTATTCTTTTGCTTGCAACAAGGAATTCAAGTTTATTTTAACCAAGATCCTAAAAAAATAGCCGATACTTTAAAAGAAGTAAAACCAACTTTAATGTGTACGGTTCCAAGAATTTTCGAGAAAATTTTTACAGCTATTCAAGAAAAAGAAAAGAAGCTTCTCCTATTAAAATGA
- a CDS encoding AbiV family abortive infection protein — translation MVNLESEELKNGILKCFNNSKSLLSDADYLFEGNRFARAYSIYRLSIEENQKSHKLINLIIEKSLNKDFSKEEKTEYNKFFTDHLMKIRASAIENYTFFDFFEKYNLKQVKTKEQISNEILNPKQIDLFKQYGFYTHLINKKFKQPSDFISKNKCQKIQSEAQLSLSKSRTFIDMFLTFPEVFIRKFLNVDFSIYDDIIE, via the coding sequence ATGGTAAATTTAGAAAGTGAAGAGTTGAAAAACGGAATTTTAAAATGTTTTAATAATTCTAAATCATTATTAAGTGATGCTGATTATCTATTTGAAGGTAATCGATTTGCAAGAGCTTATTCAATTTATAGATTATCAATAGAAGAAAACCAAAAATCACATAAGTTGATTAACTTAATTATAGAAAAATCACTTAATAAAGACTTTAGTAAAGAAGAAAAGACGGAGTATAATAAATTTTTTACAGATCATTTAATGAAAATTAGGGCTTCAGCAATAGAAAATTATACTTTTTTTGACTTTTTTGAAAAGTATAATTTAAAGCAAGTCAAAACAAAAGAACAAATTTCAAATGAGATTTTAAACCCTAAACAAATTGATCTTTTTAAGCAATATGGTTTTTATACACATTTGATTAATAAAAAGTTTAAACAACCTTCTGATTTTATTTCTAAAAACAAGTGTCAAAAAATTCAAAGTGAAGCTCAATTGAGTCTATCAAAATCGAGAACATTTATCGATATGTTTCTAACTTTCCCTGAGGTTTTTATTAGAAAATTTTTAAATGTTGATTTTTCGATATATGATGATATTATTGAATAA
- a CDS encoding T9SS type A sorting domain-containing protein, which produces MKKIFIGLFLLFLIQITHAQQFDGGNGDGHDVENVNNTTLVNTNLMVLFKGGNGDGQDVYNYFNTTLSSLNLTLLYKGGNGDGHDMENILNTTLLNTNLMVLYNGGNGDGHDTENILNTTLLNTNILVLFKGGNGDGHDIAGLTNTNLGNFDFSVLFKGSNGDGHDIESILNTTLLNTNILVLFKGGNGDGHDIASLTNTNLGNFDFSMLFKGSNGDGHDIESILNTRLQDIIVVFNWTGKTSKNWATSTNWSTSAVPIATNNVIIPNVTNQPTIESGTTAIVNNLTVDAASSLQIEGGGDLTVRGDLTQNGVFTINSDATSNGSFILEGHHLGTEKVLYNRYVSSSPTISEGWYLISAPVSGKNIDDFYSDVATNGIKRGIGSYINTNPINTKWTYYTTANLNPGSFEPGKGYTIKKASAGALSFDGFVITDSVLYPVYDTGDQYNAIGNPFTSYINSSTFLDNVSEGILTENTVFLWDSSGNGGTGEYISKNQITNYLVAPGQGFFVKVSASGTVKLAESFQTHGGGNTFLKNENKPKITLFLKDGTNQKYTEIYYIDGKTTGFDNGFDSSMFDGVQTDFAIFTQLVTNNQGKNLAIQSLPKDNYNTMVIPIGVKAISGKELNFSANLTSLPSNLKVFLEDRKTNTFTRIDEENSFYKTTLSKTLNGIGRFYLHVTETALNTETNEDNLNISVYTPDNATLKITGLPQGDTGLKLYNLLGKQLMNISFETTGVETITLPYLAKGVYLVILKTDKEKITKKIFLD; this is translated from the coding sequence ATGAAAAAAATATTCATAGGACTGTTTTTGTTGTTTCTCATCCAAATAACACATGCCCAACAATTTGATGGCGGCAATGGAGATGGGCATGATGTAGAAAACGTCAACAATACTACTTTAGTGAACACTAATTTAATGGTGCTATTTAAAGGCGGTAATGGCGATGGACAAGATGTTTACAACTACTTTAACACAACACTTTCAAGTTTAAATCTAACCTTATTGTATAAAGGTGGCAATGGAGATGGACATGATATGGAAAACATTTTAAATACCACCCTCTTAAATACTAATTTAATGGTATTATATAATGGTGGTAATGGAGACGGACATGATACAGAAAACATCTTAAATACAACGCTTTTAAATACTAATATACTAGTATTGTTTAAAGGTGGTAATGGAGATGGACATGATATTGCAGGTCTTACGAACACAAACTTGGGGAATTTCGATTTCTCTGTGCTATTTAAAGGTAGCAATGGAGATGGTCATGACATAGAAAGTATTTTAAATACAACTCTTTTAAATACGAATATACTAGTATTGTTTAAAGGTGGTAACGGAGACGGACATGATATTGCAAGTCTTACGAACACAAACTTAGGGAATTTCGATTTCTCTATGCTATTTAAAGGTAGCAATGGAGATGGGCATGACATAGAAAGTATTTTAAATACAAGATTACAGGATATTATTGTGGTTTTTAATTGGACTGGAAAAACAAGCAAAAATTGGGCTACGTCCACTAATTGGAGTACTTCTGCAGTGCCAATTGCTACAAATAATGTTATTATTCCTAATGTTACTAATCAACCAACTATAGAATCAGGAACTACTGCTATTGTTAATAATTTAACGGTAGATGCAGCTTCTTCCCTTCAAATAGAAGGTGGCGGTGATTTAACAGTAAGAGGAGATTTAACACAAAATGGAGTATTTACTATAAATTCTGATGCAACCTCTAATGGATCTTTTATTTTAGAAGGTCATCATTTAGGAACCGAAAAAGTCCTTTATAATAGATATGTTTCTTCCTCACCAACTATTTCTGAAGGGTGGTATTTAATTTCTGCTCCTGTAAGTGGTAAAAACATAGATGATTTTTATAGTGATGTAGCTACAAATGGTATTAAAAGAGGTATTGGTAGCTATATAAATACAAATCCTATAAATACAAAATGGACCTATTATACAACTGCAAATTTAAACCCGGGTTCTTTTGAACCAGGTAAGGGGTATACTATTAAAAAAGCATCTGCTGGTGCTTTAAGTTTTGATGGTTTTGTAATTACAGATTCAGTACTATATCCTGTTTATGATACCGGAGACCAATATAATGCTATTGGTAATCCATTTACTTCCTATATTAATAGTAGTACTTTTTTAGACAATGTTAGTGAAGGTATTTTAACAGAGAACACAGTTTTCTTATGGGACTCATCAGGAAACGGAGGTACAGGAGAATATATTTCAAAAAACCAAATAACAAATTATTTAGTAGCGCCAGGACAAGGTTTTTTTGTAAAAGTTTCCGCAAGCGGAACTGTTAAGTTGGCAGAAAGTTTTCAAACTCATGGTGGGGGTAACACCTTTTTAAAAAATGAAAACAAACCTAAAATCACCTTATTCTTAAAAGATGGAACTAACCAAAAATATACAGAAATCTATTATATAGATGGTAAAACAACTGGTTTTGATAATGGTTTTGATAGTTCTATGTTTGATGGGGTTCAAACAGATTTTGCTATATTTACTCAATTAGTTACTAATAATCAAGGGAAAAACTTAGCCATACAATCGTTACCAAAAGACAATTATAATACAATGGTAATTCCGATTGGGGTTAAAGCTATTTCGGGTAAAGAATTAAACTTTTCTGCAAACCTAACAAGTTTACCATCCAACCTAAAAGTATTTTTGGAAGATAGAAAAACAAATACGTTTACGAGAATTGATGAAGAAAATAGTTTTTACAAAACTACCTTATCAAAAACCTTAAACGGAATAGGAAGGTTTTATCTTCATGTAACCGAAACTGCATTAAACACAGAAACCAATGAAGACAATCTAAATATAAGCGTCTATACTCCAGATAATGCTACGCTAAAAATAACGGGCTTGCCTCAGGGAGATACAGGTTTAAAACTATACAATCTTCTTGGTAAACAATTAATGAATATCTCTTTTGAAACTACAGGCGTAGAAACCATTACTCTACCCTATTTAGCCAAAGGAGTTTACCTTGTAATACTTAAAACGGATAAAGAAAAAATCACCAAAAAAATCTTTTTAGATTAA
- a CDS encoding AMP-dependent synthetase/ligase → MKLASWALGVGNKYHNKYQRLNKKVPAILKLKYKIADKLVLSKLREVFGGNIKFMPCGGAPLGPDLVSFFHSFALNIKCGYGLTETTATVTLFGDHYFEFNSAGKPINGSEIKIGANDEILVKGPGVMKRYYKKPEATAEVFDEDGWFKTGDAGKIDSYGNLVITDRIKDLMKTSGGKYIAPQKLETALISDSFIEQIAVIGDQQKYVTALAVPSFDNIKKYADEHKISFKNIEDLINNNQIKTMFEKRFEELQKEFSKFEKIKKFTLLPKEFSIEAGEITATLKLKRKVIQKKYKALIDKMYAE, encoded by the coding sequence ATGAAATTAGCAAGTTGGGCGCTGGGAGTTGGAAATAAATATCACAACAAGTACCAACGTCTTAATAAAAAAGTACCAGCTATATTAAAGTTAAAATATAAAATTGCAGATAAATTAGTGCTAAGTAAGTTACGCGAAGTATTTGGCGGAAATATAAAGTTTATGCCTTGTGGGGGAGCTCCTTTAGGCCCAGATTTGGTTTCGTTTTTTCATTCGTTTGCATTAAACATAAAATGTGGTTATGGTTTAACAGAAACAACGGCGACGGTTACGTTATTTGGTGATCATTATTTTGAATTTAACTCTGCAGGAAAACCAATTAATGGGTCTGAGATTAAAATAGGAGCTAATGACGAAATTTTAGTAAAAGGACCAGGTGTTATGAAAAGGTATTATAAAAAGCCTGAAGCTACTGCAGAAGTATTTGATGAAGATGGTTGGTTTAAAACGGGTGATGCTGGTAAAATTGATTCATATGGTAATTTAGTGATAACCGATAGAATTAAAGATTTAATGAAAACTTCTGGAGGAAAATATATTGCTCCTCAAAAGTTAGAAACAGCTTTAATTAGTGATTCTTTTATAGAGCAAATTGCGGTTATTGGTGATCAACAAAAATATGTAACGGCTTTAGCAGTACCTAGTTTCGATAATATTAAAAAATATGCTGATGAGCATAAAATTAGTTTTAAAAATATAGAAGATTTGATTAATAATAATCAAATTAAAACCATGTTTGAAAAACGTTTTGAAGAGTTACAAAAGGAGTTTTCTAAGTTTGAGAAAATAAAGAAATTTACCTTGTTACCAAAAGAGTTTAGCATAGAAGCTGGAGAAATAACGGCTACTTTAAAACTAAAACGTAAAGTAATTCAGAAAAAATACAAAGCACTTATTGATAAAATGTATGCTGAATAA